The proteins below come from a single Gimesia alba genomic window:
- a CDS encoding FG-GAP-like repeat-containing protein, with protein sequence MQQAKRDHAMGREQQAERKAAQVLNINPGLDEAVFLAAECAVSQEKYQHALDYLNQLQTSKSDVLLRAALFTADLQHYQLSRFTDAEQSYRRALDLDSENIQANSNLARLLGLCGRRTDAIPHVLKLIRLGVETDLLMLLARESGVIHDQDALKRANVEVRDDANPLLGLAWHAAENEQTERAIQLLRDAIDRQPDLIAAHVALGRQLLITGRFNELFLWEKQIPPEAEHYSETWLIRAQAAEKEGLKEAAIRCYWEAALRAPESKLPNFRLATLLFETGDTETAEKFAEHVDQLQKLNVTQDRIFSMNDQPSIESVLELARSYESVGRFWEAYAWCLLSVRVNPLHQNAQLYLNELKKQVEGIALQLTANTANVAKSVDLSMYPLPNFHESHKSPDNISLITSSTISVRDDAQANGLNFQYFNGTQGSPSRRMFEFTGGGIGVLDFDMDGFADIYFTQGRPWPLNTQVNHFSDRLFRNRGATRFDDVTSGGGIRESGFGQGVAVGDFNTDGFPDLYVANIGANYLWMNNGDGTFSDVTLVAEVGGNQWTTSCVLADLNSDGLADIYAVNYLTAEDVFERVCKHPDGTPRACLPFHFEGETDRVWLNDGNGHFTDATKEFLSVKPNGKGLGVAVWDSDGTGKLSLLVANDTGPNFFFVNESNSNSKISLQERGTLAGLALNEDGKAEGCMGISLGDLNDDGELDVHITNFLSESNTIYTNSTTGFYEDRTRMLGLHAPTLNVLGFGTQFLDMDLDGRLELFVSNGHVDDLRQYGRPYQMRPHLYQGNGQRFLKVDATTLGPYFQQQRLGRSVARIDWNRDGREDLIVGHLDGGSALLTNTSVSTGHFLSLRFFGVESNRDAIGTTIQVRINGNTITRQLTAGDGYQASNERRIVVGVGRASLIDELIVRWTSGKVQKFENVPVSQEMWLLEGGNLISMTLDADSDS encoded by the coding sequence ATGCAACAGGCTAAACGTGACCATGCGATGGGACGGGAACAACAGGCAGAAAGAAAAGCCGCTCAAGTTCTGAATATCAACCCTGGACTTGATGAAGCGGTATTTCTCGCAGCTGAGTGCGCCGTATCACAAGAAAAATATCAACATGCACTCGACTACCTGAACCAATTGCAAACATCCAAGTCGGATGTGCTTCTACGTGCAGCATTGTTCACAGCAGATTTGCAGCATTATCAGCTGAGTCGATTTACCGATGCAGAACAGTCCTACCGCAGGGCGCTCGATCTTGATTCGGAAAACATACAGGCCAACTCCAATCTGGCGAGACTTCTGGGGCTCTGCGGGCGGCGGACTGACGCAATTCCCCACGTCTTAAAATTGATTCGCCTGGGAGTAGAAACGGATTTGCTGATGCTGCTCGCGCGAGAATCAGGTGTCATTCACGATCAGGATGCGCTGAAGCGGGCGAATGTAGAGGTTCGCGATGATGCGAATCCTTTGCTGGGTCTTGCCTGGCACGCTGCAGAGAACGAGCAAACCGAACGCGCCATCCAATTACTTCGAGACGCGATCGATCGACAGCCCGATCTTATTGCCGCCCATGTAGCGCTGGGGCGTCAATTGCTGATTACAGGTCGATTCAATGAACTTTTTCTCTGGGAAAAACAGATACCGCCTGAGGCAGAACATTATTCGGAGACCTGGCTTATTCGTGCACAAGCCGCAGAGAAAGAGGGATTGAAAGAAGCGGCGATTCGTTGTTATTGGGAAGCGGCCCTGCGCGCCCCGGAATCAAAACTTCCAAACTTTCGGCTCGCAACTTTACTGTTTGAAACGGGAGACACCGAAACGGCAGAAAAATTTGCAGAACACGTTGATCAACTACAGAAATTGAATGTGACCCAAGATCGGATTTTTTCAATGAATGATCAACCAAGCATCGAATCCGTATTGGAATTAGCAAGAAGCTATGAATCAGTTGGCCGATTCTGGGAAGCTTATGCCTGGTGCCTCTTATCTGTGCGAGTTAATCCATTACATCAGAATGCGCAGCTCTATCTGAATGAACTAAAAAAACAAGTTGAGGGCATCGCGCTGCAGCTGACAGCCAATACAGCGAACGTTGCAAAGTCTGTTGACCTCTCGATGTATCCTCTTCCAAACTTTCATGAGTCTCATAAATCTCCAGACAATATTAGTTTAATCACTTCATCAACAATTTCTGTTCGGGACGATGCGCAAGCAAATGGTTTGAATTTCCAGTATTTTAATGGGACCCAGGGCTCCCCTTCGCGGAGAATGTTTGAATTCACAGGCGGCGGAATCGGCGTCCTTGACTTCGATATGGATGGTTTCGCCGATATTTATTTCACACAAGGACGCCCCTGGCCACTCAACACGCAAGTGAATCATTTCTCCGATCGTCTCTTTCGGAATCGTGGGGCAACTCGTTTTGACGATGTGACGAGCGGCGGCGGTATTCGAGAAAGCGGCTTTGGGCAGGGAGTTGCCGTCGGGGACTTTAACACAGATGGGTTTCCAGATCTGTATGTAGCCAACATTGGGGCGAACTATTTATGGATGAATAATGGTGATGGTACATTTTCAGATGTGACGTTAGTGGCAGAGGTCGGTGGTAATCAGTGGACGACGAGTTGCGTTCTAGCCGATTTAAACTCTGACGGATTGGCAGACATCTACGCCGTTAACTATTTAACCGCAGAAGATGTCTTCGAACGAGTTTGTAAACACCCTGATGGGACACCGCGCGCATGCTTACCGTTTCACTTTGAAGGGGAGACGGACCGTGTATGGTTGAATGACGGAAACGGACACTTTACTGATGCGACAAAAGAGTTTCTCTCCGTAAAACCAAACGGAAAAGGACTCGGTGTCGCAGTTTGGGACTCGGACGGAACCGGAAAACTGAGTCTGCTCGTTGCGAATGACACCGGGCCGAACTTTTTTTTCGTCAACGAGTCGAACAGTAACAGTAAGATCAGTTTACAGGAACGTGGGACCCTGGCCGGCCTGGCACTCAATGAGGATGGAAAGGCCGAAGGATGTATGGGGATTAGCCTTGGCGATCTCAATGATGATGGAGAATTGGATGTCCATATTACGAACTTCCTGAGCGAATCAAATACCATCTATACGAATTCGACGACAGGATTTTACGAAGATCGAACCCGTATGCTGGGGCTGCATGCTCCCACATTAAATGTCCTCGGGTTTGGAACACAATTCCTTGACATGGATCTTGACGGACGTCTTGAATTATTCGTCTCGAATGGACACGTTGATGACTTGCGCCAATACGGACGACCGTATCAAATGCGACCACATCTGTATCAGGGGAACGGACAGCGATTCTTGAAAGTCGATGCAACCACATTGGGTCCGTATTTTCAGCAACAAAGACTGGGACGATCCGTTGCTAGAATTGACTGGAATCGAGATGGGCGAGAGGATCTGATCGTTGGTCATCTTGATGGTGGCTCCGCTCTATTAACAAATACCAGTGTTTCGACAGGACATTTTCTTTCACTCAGATTCTTCGGCGTTGAGTCAAATCGAGATGCGATTGGAACAACGATTCAAGTTCGAATCAACGGCAACACGATTACACGTCAACTCACTGCAGGAGACGGGTATCAAGCCAGCAACGAGCGCCGTATTGTAGTTGGTGTGGGACGTGCCAGTTTAATTGATGAACTGATTGTTCGCTGGACTTCGGGAAAAGTACAAAAATTCGAAAACGTGCCAGTTTCCCAGGAAATGTGGCTCCTCGAGGGAGGGAATCTCATTTCAATGACATTGGACGCAGATTCTGATAGCTGA
- a CDS encoding XylR family transcriptional regulator codes for MKRTHSVALLIETSNSYARGVLEGIAKYVRLHERWSIYLPEQERGGQPPAWLSEWKGDGIIARVETDKIAAILRNTGLPIVDVSAARHLPDIPWVETNDEAIAQMAAEHLMERGFQNFAFCGDPSFNWSNWRKQYFAQIIKNEGRQYFELDSVSQNSSEYSWSVEQNELVKWLKKLPRPVGIFACFDIKARALLDACRELEIAVPEEVAVLGVDNDHLLCELADPPLSSVRCNASRAGFEAAHLLDRMMAGESVNPNALLIEPIGVETRQSTDILAIDDPEIAHAVSFIRKNAYSGINVNDVLQEIPISRRAMEHRFQKLLGRTPHQEIIRLKIDRVKNLLTETELSLFEIANCAGFQHEEYLSVAFKKAVGIPPSQYRRQHSNL; via the coding sequence ATGAAGCGAACTCACTCAGTGGCTTTACTCATCGAAACTTCTAATTCCTACGCGCGAGGTGTTCTGGAAGGAATTGCCAAATATGTCCGGTTACACGAGCGCTGGTCTATTTATCTACCGGAACAGGAACGAGGTGGGCAGCCTCCTGCCTGGTTGTCTGAATGGAAAGGAGATGGCATCATTGCGCGGGTAGAAACGGATAAAATCGCAGCCATTTTGAGAAATACCGGTTTACCGATCGTCGACGTAAGTGCTGCTCGTCATCTGCCAGACATCCCTTGGGTAGAAACGAATGATGAAGCGATTGCTCAAATGGCCGCAGAACATTTGATGGAGCGCGGTTTTCAGAATTTTGCTTTTTGTGGTGATCCTAGTTTTAACTGGTCAAACTGGCGAAAGCAGTATTTTGCTCAAATTATTAAAAATGAAGGACGACAATACTTTGAACTCGATTCCGTTTCACAGAACTCTTCTGAATATTCGTGGAGTGTGGAGCAAAACGAACTAGTCAAATGGTTAAAAAAGCTTCCACGTCCCGTGGGCATATTTGCCTGTTTTGACATCAAGGCACGCGCGTTACTTGATGCTTGCCGGGAACTTGAAATCGCCGTTCCTGAGGAAGTTGCTGTTTTAGGAGTTGACAATGATCACCTGCTGTGTGAACTCGCAGACCCACCTCTTTCCAGCGTTCGCTGCAATGCTTCTCGGGCAGGTTTTGAAGCTGCTCACTTGCTCGACCGTATGATGGCGGGCGAATCCGTGAATCCCAATGCATTATTGATTGAACCGATTGGTGTTGAAACCCGTCAATCTACAGACATTCTCGCGATTGATGATCCGGAAATTGCTCATGCCGTAAGTTTCATTCGTAAAAATGCTTATTCAGGGATCAATGTTAATGACGTTCTGCAAGAGATCCCGATTTCACGACGTGCAATGGAACATCGATTCCAGAAATTACTCGGACGAACTCCGCATCAGGAAATTATCCGACTAAAAATTGATCGGGTGAAAAATCTACTCACTGAAACGGAGCTTTCACTGTTCGAAATCGCGAACTGTGCAGGATTCCAACATGAAGAATATCTATCAGTTGCGTTCAAGAAGGCGGTCGGCATCCCCCCCAGTCAATACCGTCGTCAACATTCCAATCTTTGA
- a CDS encoding FAD-binding oxidoreductase, with the protein MRWTLFRSRHWKWGRRSRRCAIVSMVIFLLTAALIGRPLLHLARTAWQDTEVRESPPEGFMDDASRMNLTPIHQVWPVPLDTTAAETQLAQLFAHAHRTGLRISIAGSRHSMGGHTLIPGGIMIDMTPFKKMELDEAQNLLHVQAGAKWSEIIPWLNQRGKSVAIMQSNNSFTVGGSISVNCHGWQYGQPPIASSVESFRLMLADGKIVHCSRTRNKELFSLALGGYGLFGVILDVDLRVVPNERYRLEQSIVPVEQALGTFDTMIDDPNVAMVFARMNITPDHFLQDVIINVFYPDPATSGKIPDLTEPSIAAIRRPIFRGSSSNEYGKKLRWNAETKLQPHLQQKYYSRNQLLNEGVEIFENRSADHTDILHEYFIPKTGLAEFVKALREIIPRHNQDLLNVTVRQINTDQDTFLRYADQQMFAFVMLFYQPRTEGGDRKMEVMSVDLIEAALQADGRYYLPYRLHATPQQFHRAYPQAKQFFTLKRDYDPQELFQNQFYQKYGNPEKEIEYDEE; encoded by the coding sequence ATGCGATGGACATTATTTCGGTCCCGACACTGGAAGTGGGGTAGAAGAAGCCGCCGTTGTGCTATCGTAAGTATGGTCATTTTCTTACTGACGGCAGCGCTGATCGGGCGACCATTGCTGCACTTAGCTCGAACGGCCTGGCAGGATACCGAAGTGCGCGAATCACCGCCGGAAGGTTTCATGGATGATGCCAGCCGAATGAATTTAACCCCAATCCATCAGGTTTGGCCGGTTCCCCTGGATACGACAGCAGCCGAAACACAACTCGCACAACTGTTTGCGCACGCGCATCGAACAGGATTACGCATCTCGATTGCTGGCTCGCGTCACAGTATGGGAGGCCACACTCTAATTCCTGGCGGGATCATGATCGACATGACGCCCTTCAAAAAAATGGAACTGGATGAAGCACAAAATTTGCTGCACGTTCAGGCGGGAGCAAAATGGAGTGAAATCATTCCCTGGCTCAACCAGCGAGGAAAGTCCGTCGCGATCATGCAGTCGAACAATTCCTTTACTGTCGGCGGGTCCATCAGTGTGAACTGTCATGGCTGGCAATATGGCCAACCTCCCATCGCCTCGTCAGTGGAATCCTTTCGTTTGATGTTGGCTGACGGGAAAATTGTCCATTGCAGTCGAACCAGAAACAAAGAACTGTTTTCACTGGCGCTAGGTGGGTATGGCCTGTTTGGAGTAATTCTGGATGTTGATTTGCGAGTGGTACCGAATGAGAGATACCGATTGGAACAATCAATCGTCCCTGTCGAGCAGGCCCTCGGTACGTTCGATACAATGATCGACGATCCCAATGTCGCAATGGTATTCGCTCGAATGAATATCACCCCCGATCATTTCCTGCAGGACGTCATCATCAATGTATTTTATCCTGATCCAGCTACTTCGGGAAAAATACCTGATCTAACAGAACCCAGCATAGCGGCAATTCGACGTCCTATTTTTCGAGGTTCCAGCAGCAACGAGTATGGAAAAAAACTGCGTTGGAATGCGGAGACAAAACTGCAACCACACTTGCAACAGAAATATTATTCGCGGAACCAATTACTGAATGAAGGTGTGGAAATCTTTGAGAATCGTTCTGCAGATCACACCGACATTCTGCACGAGTATTTTATCCCCAAGACAGGTCTTGCGGAATTTGTCAAAGCGTTACGTGAAATCATTCCACGACATAATCAGGACCTGTTGAATGTGACCGTTCGCCAGATTAATACGGATCAGGATACCTTTCTCCGCTATGCAGACCAGCAGATGTTTGCATTCGTGATGCTGTTTTATCAACCACGAACGGAAGGGGGAGACAGAAAAATGGAGGTAATGTCTGTGGATTTGATCGAAGCAGCACTTCAAGCAGACGGCCGATACTACCTGCCCTACCGTCTGCACGCGACACCACAGCAGTTTCACAGAGCCTACCCACAGGCTAAGCAGTTTTTTACATTAAAGAGAGACTATGATCCGCAGGAACTGTTCCAGAATCAGTTCTATCAGAAATATGGCAATCCAGAGAAAGAGATCGAGTATGATGAAGAATAA
- a CDS encoding thioredoxin domain-containing protein has product MSHTEKMIDQKDLPPQEGMSQSLALPAMLVLWLGAVLLGMSVIWEYQVTPGELPDAPKDWPADSRMTCNHRRPTLVMFAHPRCPCTRASIGELALIMAHGPERIDARVLFYKPASFLEGWEKTDLWETAKHIPGVSVSSDIDGSEAHLFGATTSGYVLLYDANGQLLFHGGITGSRGHSGDNVGRTAIETILTGGNTERQTTFTFGCPLLGRNDACQQENQ; this is encoded by the coding sequence ATGTCACATACTGAGAAGATGATTGACCAAAAAGATTTACCCCCTCAAGAAGGGATGAGCCAAAGCCTGGCTCTACCAGCGATGCTCGTTCTCTGGCTGGGTGCTGTGTTACTTGGTATGTCTGTGATCTGGGAATATCAAGTGACGCCGGGTGAACTTCCCGATGCACCAAAAGATTGGCCAGCCGACAGTCGTATGACCTGTAATCATAGACGGCCGACTCTGGTTATGTTTGCGCACCCTCGTTGCCCTTGCACGCGTGCCAGCATTGGTGAACTGGCCTTGATCATGGCACATGGTCCAGAACGGATTGATGCCCGCGTATTATTCTATAAACCTGCCAGTTTTCTTGAAGGATGGGAAAAGACAGATCTCTGGGAAACCGCGAAACATATCCCCGGAGTCTCTGTTTCGAGTGACATAGATGGTTCTGAGGCCCATTTATTTGGTGCCACGACTTCCGGTTATGTCTTACTTTATGATGCAAATGGACAATTATTATTTCACGGTGGTATCACGGGTTCACGGGGCCATTCAGGTGACAACGTGGGAAGAACAGCAATCGAGACAATCTTAACCGGTGGCAATACCGAAAGACAAACAACATTCACCTTTGGATGCCCTCTGCTAGGACGAAACGACGCTTGTCAGCAGGAGAATCAATAA
- a CDS encoding PAS domain-containing hybrid sensor histidine kinase/response regulator, protein MPTHILSTTMNETASKRADELFTENRRDLYRRTDRLFACLMIVQWFAAIGAAFLVTPRTWIGSVSETHLHVWAAILFGGLITLFPVLFTFLRPGATLTRHSIAIGQMLTASLLIHLSGGRIETHFHIFGSLAFLAFYRDWRVLITATTVVVIDHTAFGLFYPQAVFGTLTASPWRIVEHGAWVVFEDIFLLIAINQSLGEMKAMARQRATLEETNETVETEVQRRTHELHTANQLISENNRNLELKTQELKQQAEELLAANERAEQLSAFGKILDQSHNEIFIGDPDTYHFIYANRGARLNIGYNLEELQKLTPVDITSGLTMPDLERMLEPLKLGLQSCVELNSIHRRKDGSEYPVEVHIESSVLGTRKVFVAVILDITEQQRSSRAIERLSRFPDEDSNPVMRASADGTLLYANKSSKHLLDFWETQKEKPLPDEIYYTCQQALKTHETIELEIDAIDRYYSLIVTPIAKEESYVNLYATDITSRKHAEVDLIKAKEVAEAANRAKSEFLTNMSHEIRTPMNAILGFSDLILDSAGEPGEVEAARTIKENGEFLIKLITDILDLSSIESKKLHVELVRCSPHEIMSKVVSLMKLQAKTKGLVFDFRIDGPIPETINTDPTRLTQILINLIGNAIKFTETGTVEVITRLVNENSQQPQLQFDIIDTGIGIAEDKTHLLFLPFTQADGSMTRKYGGTGLGLAISKRLTELLGGTISVSGTPGKGSTFSFTINTGSLEKIPLIEGHITAPVIKKNDTQTAVPSEFPLRDQHILVTEDGIDNQRLISFILKKAGAKVSLAENGQISFDQATAAMKEGNPFDAILMDMQMPVLDGYSATQQLREANFNGPIIALTAHALSGDRQKCIDAGCDDYLTKPIDRRKLIEVVASYVHEAENSQICAS, encoded by the coding sequence ATGCCTACTCATATTTTATCTACAACGATGAATGAAACAGCTTCGAAAAGAGCTGATGAGCTATTTACGGAAAATCGGCGAGATCTTTACAGAAGAACCGACCGACTCTTTGCCTGTCTGATGATTGTGCAGTGGTTTGCTGCGATCGGAGCCGCATTTCTGGTAACTCCCCGAACATGGATCGGCTCTGTCAGCGAAACACATCTGCATGTCTGGGCGGCAATATTATTTGGTGGATTGATTACTCTCTTCCCTGTGCTTTTTACCTTTCTCCGTCCTGGTGCCACCTTAACACGACATTCGATCGCGATTGGCCAAATGTTGACGGCTTCACTCTTAATTCATTTGAGTGGGGGACGCATTGAAACACACTTCCATATTTTTGGATCGCTGGCATTTCTTGCTTTTTATCGAGACTGGCGCGTCCTGATCACTGCCACAACCGTTGTGGTAATCGATCATACAGCATTTGGTCTCTTCTATCCACAGGCTGTATTCGGAACGCTCACAGCAAGTCCATGGCGGATTGTGGAACATGGTGCCTGGGTTGTCTTTGAAGATATCTTTTTGCTGATTGCCATTAATCAGAGTTTAGGTGAAATGAAAGCAATGGCACGACAACGGGCAACCTTGGAAGAAACGAATGAAACAGTGGAAACAGAGGTTCAAAGACGAACACACGAATTACATACTGCCAACCAGTTGATCTCGGAAAATAACCGTAATTTAGAGCTGAAAACCCAGGAACTGAAACAGCAGGCTGAAGAGTTATTGGCAGCAAACGAACGGGCCGAACAACTCAGCGCTTTTGGTAAAATATTAGATCAATCTCATAACGAAATATTTATCGGCGATCCCGATACCTACCATTTTATTTATGCCAATCGAGGAGCGCGACTCAATATTGGTTACAATCTGGAAGAGTTACAAAAACTCACTCCTGTGGATATCACTTCGGGGCTCACAATGCCTGATTTAGAAAGGATGCTGGAACCCCTCAAGCTTGGTTTGCAAAGCTGTGTCGAATTAAACAGCATACATCGTAGAAAAGATGGGTCAGAATACCCAGTCGAAGTGCACATTGAATCTTCTGTTCTAGGAACGAGAAAGGTTTTTGTAGCCGTCATACTGGATATTACAGAACAGCAACGATCTTCCAGAGCAATTGAGCGGCTGTCACGATTCCCCGACGAAGACAGCAACCCGGTCATGCGAGCCTCTGCTGACGGGACGTTACTTTACGCCAATAAATCGAGTAAACATTTACTTGACTTCTGGGAAACCCAAAAGGAAAAACCACTCCCTGACGAAATCTATTATACGTGTCAGCAGGCTTTGAAAACGCATGAAACAATTGAACTCGAAATCGATGCCATCGATCGATATTACTCTCTGATCGTGACACCGATTGCCAAAGAAGAGAGCTACGTCAACCTGTATGCAACGGACATAACCTCGCGTAAGCATGCTGAAGTCGATCTAATCAAAGCAAAAGAAGTAGCTGAGGCGGCGAACCGCGCCAAAAGTGAATTCCTGACCAACATGAGTCATGAAATCCGAACCCCCATGAACGCCATTTTGGGGTTCAGTGATCTTATTCTAGACAGTGCCGGTGAACCGGGCGAAGTAGAAGCGGCACGTACGATCAAGGAAAACGGAGAATTTCTAATCAAACTAATTACTGATATTCTCGATTTATCCAGTATCGAATCTAAAAAACTCCATGTTGAATTAGTACGGTGCTCTCCTCACGAAATCATGAGTAAAGTGGTCTCCCTGATGAAACTCCAGGCAAAAACCAAAGGCCTGGTATTTGATTTCCGAATTGATGGTCCCATACCAGAAACAATTAATACTGATCCCACAAGATTGACTCAAATCTTGATCAATCTCATTGGAAATGCCATTAAATTTACGGAGACAGGAACCGTTGAGGTGATCACTCGCCTGGTCAATGAAAATAGCCAGCAACCTCAACTCCAGTTTGATATCATCGACACCGGCATTGGGATCGCCGAAGATAAAACCCATCTGCTTTTCTTACCGTTTACCCAAGCCGATGGTTCCATGACACGGAAATATGGTGGAACTGGTCTGGGACTGGCAATCAGCAAACGGTTGACAGAACTTCTGGGAGGAACCATTTCTGTTTCCGGTACTCCTGGAAAAGGAAGTACCTTTTCCTTCACCATTAACACTGGTTCCCTGGAGAAGATTCCCTTGATTGAAGGTCATATCACAGCACCAGTCATCAAGAAAAACGACACACAGACGGCAGTACCAAGTGAGTTCCCGTTACGTGACCAACATATTCTGGTCACTGAGGATGGAATCGACAACCAACGACTGATCAGCTTTATTTTGAAAAAAGCAGGCGCGAAAGTCTCGTTAGCCGAGAATGGACAAATTTCCTTTGATCAGGCGACAGCCGCAATGAAAGAGGGAAATCCTTTCGACGCGATTCTGATGGATATGCAAATGCCTGTTTTGGACGGTTATAGCGCCACTCAACAATTAAGAGAAGCAAATTTCAACGGACCGATCATAGCTTTAACGGCACATGCTTTGAGTGGAGATCGTCAAAAGTGTATTGATGCCGGCTGCGACGACTATCTGACCAAGCCAATTGACCGCAGAAAACTAATCGAAGTTGTGGCCAGTTATGTTCATGAAGCAGAGAATAGTCAAATATGTGCCAGCTAA